The genomic stretch GTGGCACAGGGAATAGCTGGCTTTGGTGCCTTATGGTATATCGCCTCAAGGGTCTGGCGGTCCATTGCCAATGCAGAACCCATAGATTTCTACCCGCTGTTCAGACCCTTTGTCATCGGCTTATGCATTCTTCTTTTCCCCTCCGTTTTATCCCTGATCAATGAAGTGATGAACCCTACAGTGAGAGCAACAGCTGCTATGGTAGAGCATTCCAATTCATCCATCGAAGCACTACTCAAGCATAAAGAACAGGTTGCCAAAGGGACTACCAAAGGTCAAATGCTCGGAACCAACATCCAGGAGCACGATTACGAGAAATGGCTCAACTACTCAGAGGGCTTAGATGATGACAGCCCCACACCCGAGCAGGGCTTTTGGGATACAATCAGTAACAGATTGGGCTTTTTCGCTTCCAAGTCAATGTTCAATTTCAAGTATTGGATCAAACAGGCTCTATCCGAAGTCCTCCAGGTTCTTTTTCAGGCAGCTTCCCTATGCATCAACACACTGAGAACCTTCCAGCTGGTTGTACTATCCATTCTTGGCCCATTGGTTTTTGGACTCTCTGTATATGACGGCTTCCATCATACATTGACGGTCTGGCTTGCCAGGTACATTAATATCTATCTCTGGCTTCCGGTGGCCAATATCTTCGGGGCCATCATCAGTACCATTCAGGAAAAAATGCTGGTGCTGGACATCGGACAGATCGAA from Algoriphagus sp. NG3 encodes the following:
- the traJ gene encoding conjugative transposon protein TraJ, which encodes MTNLKGKTISLLGVIFLSPLIAKAQTGLNNGFHGVLEELYTEMMPLCSQLISVAQGIAGFGALWYIASRVWRSIANAEPIDFYPLFRPFVIGLCILLFPSVLSLINEVMNPTVRATAAMVEHSNSSIEALLKHKEQVAKGTTKGQMLGTNIQEHDYEKWLNYSEGLDDDSPTPEQGFWDTISNRLGFFASKSMFNFKYWIKQALSEVLQVLFQAASLCINTLRTFQLVVLSILGPLVFGLSVYDGFHHTLTVWLARYINIYLWLPVANIFGAIISTIQEKMLVLDIGQIENYGDTFFSATDTAYLIFMVIGIIGYFTVPSVANYIIHAASGGALPHKVTGIFAQTATGTMGMEGKAAGMTYRGSSMAADYLGDQAGKLRQSMSSHSTSSGYFNEGDRYQSDKLKGNNS